From a single Armatimonadota bacterium genomic region:
- the cysN gene encoding sulfate adenylyltransferase subunit CysN, producing MPTLEDFIKQAQEIELLRFTTAGSVDDGKSTLIGRLLHDAKCIYEDHLAALHSDSRRAGREGVDFALLTDGLRAEREQGITIDVAYRHFATPRRRFIIADTPGHEQYTRNMVTGASTADLAVILIDALNGVTTQSKRHGFIASLLGIPHITVAVNKMDLVGYSQNAFENIVAEYAEFASKLRTQDLEFIPISALHGDNVVYRSTNMSWYEGAPLLAHLENVHIASDRNLIDFRFPVQYVLRPSGNFRGYCGNVASGVVRVNDEVIVLPSGKTSRVSRIIYDRQDVDYAFSPQPITICLEDELDISRGDMLAHPANLPWIAHELEAMLIWMHEEPLRLDRQYLIKHTTTTARGRFFDLKYVIDPSTLHRQPATNLQLNDIGRISMQLFRPILCDEYQHNRQTGGFIVIDPQTNFTVGAGLIIDRLHRYEAPERHIVRHKGYVGIEDRSRVLGQRPVTIWLTGLSASGKSTLAYALEKRLIEEGRACFVLDGDNIRQGLNRDLGFSPEDRTENIRRVAEVAKLFNDAGLIVITSFISPFRKDRLNARQIIGSERFIEVFVDAPLEVCEARDPKGLYAKARANEIPDFTGISSPYEAPESPDLHLRTDQISINEAVCTVMAFLGKKNVL from the coding sequence ATGCCAACACTTGAAGATTTCATAAAACAAGCTCAAGAGATTGAACTGCTTCGCTTTACAACAGCCGGAAGCGTTGACGATGGAAAATCAACGCTGATAGGACGCCTCCTCCATGATGCCAAATGCATTTATGAAGACCACCTAGCCGCACTGCACAGCGACTCTCGGCGCGCAGGCCGAGAAGGCGTAGACTTCGCCCTCCTAACCGATGGCCTTCGAGCAGAGCGCGAACAAGGAATAACAATAGACGTCGCCTATCGTCACTTTGCAACCCCGCGCCGCCGCTTTATCATCGCTGACACTCCGGGACACGAGCAATATACGCGTAACATGGTCACAGGAGCTTCAACCGCGGATTTGGCTGTAATTTTAATTGATGCCCTTAATGGTGTAACCACCCAGTCAAAGCGCCATGGATTCATAGCATCGCTACTGGGAATTCCACATATTACCGTTGCTGTGAACAAAATGGACCTTGTCGGCTATTCTCAAAATGCTTTTGAGAATATCGTCGCCGAATATGCAGAATTTGCTTCAAAGCTTCGAACACAAGACCTTGAATTCATCCCGATTAGTGCACTTCATGGCGACAATGTAGTGTATCGAAGCACAAACATGTCCTGGTATGAAGGAGCCCCGCTTCTCGCACATTTAGAAAATGTCCACATCGCTAGCGACCGAAACCTGATAGACTTCCGCTTTCCCGTCCAATACGTTCTCAGGCCAAGCGGCAATTTTCGGGGCTACTGTGGAAATGTGGCGTCAGGTGTGGTAAGGGTGAACGACGAGGTGATTGTTCTTCCCTCAGGGAAGACAAGCCGTGTATCGCGAATTATTTACGACCGCCAAGATGTTGATTATGCATTCTCACCACAGCCAATAACAATTTGCCTGGAGGATGAGCTCGATATCAGCCGAGGAGATATGCTCGCCCACCCCGCAAACCTGCCCTGGATAGCTCATGAGCTGGAAGCAATGCTTATATGGATGCATGAGGAGCCGCTCCGCCTCGACCGCCAGTATCTCATCAAACATACTACAACTACTGCTAGAGGACGGTTCTTTGATTTAAAATACGTGATTGACCCTAGCACTCTCCATCGGCAACCAGCCACCAATCTCCAACTTAACGATATTGGACGCATCAGCATGCAGTTGTTCCGCCCTATCCTATGCGACGAGTATCAACATAACAGGCAGACCGGCGGCTTCATTGTCATAGATCCACAGACCAACTTCACAGTGGGTGCAGGGTTGATTATCGACCGCCTCCACCGCTATGAGGCGCCAGAACGACACATCGTGCGCCATAAAGGCTACGTTGGAATCGAAGACAGGTCGAGGGTGCTAGGTCAACGCCCTGTAACAATCTGGCTCACAGGGCTCTCCGCATCAGGCAAGTCCACGCTTGCCTACGCACTTGAAAAGCGTCTTATTGAGGAAGGACGCGCATGCTTTGTGCTCGATGGAGACAACATACGGCAAGGGCTGAACCGCGACCTAGGCTTCTCACCAGAAGACCGCACGGAAAACATACGACGTGTCGCAGAGGTAGCTAAGCTATTTAACGATGCCGGGCTCATAGTCATTACCTCATTCATTTCGCCATTTAGGAAGGACCGATTAAACGCCCGGCAAATCATCGGCAGCGAACGGTTTATTGAAGTATTTGTTGACGCCCCACTTGAAGTATGCGAAGCACGAGACCCAAAGGGCCTATATGCTAAAGCTCGTGCCAATGAAATCCCAGACTTCACTGGCATATCATCACCCTATGAAGCGCCTGAATCACCAGACTTGCACTTGCGGACAGACCAAATTTCAATCAACGAGGCAGTCTGCACAGTCATGGCGTTTTTGGGAAAGAAAAACGTT